One segment of Thamnophis elegans isolate rThaEle1 chromosome 16, rThaEle1.pri, whole genome shotgun sequence DNA contains the following:
- the SKOR1 gene encoding SKI family transcriptional corepressor 1, protein MEPLAAASQLGAGRESGSSSSSSASSSSSSSPHSKQELQPYAGSSPLKPNQVGETSLYGVPIVSLVIDGQERLCLAQISNTLLKNYSYNEIHNRRVALGITCVQCTPVQLEILRRAGAMPISSRRCGMITKREAERLCKSFLGEHKPPKLPENFAFDVVHECAWGSRGSFIPARYNSSRAKCIKCSYCSMYFSPNKFIFHSHRTPDAKYTQPDAANFNSWRRHLKLSDKGATDDLSHAWEDVKAMFNGGTRKRTFSLHGGGGGSSAAKSALHPPPSSPADLAPVHKSLRCSGGADEPPGTERGGLGLPAVAHGPAAAAVRSYPVIPVPSKGFGMLQKLPPPLFPPPYGFPAAAFGLCPKKQEDSLGGPGGDPSKAGALTQGMFWAPPHPQPPQPPPPPPQQPGAGVKEGGVYPSFPMFWPASGSLPVPPYPAQSQAKAAATAVVVAAAAAAAAAAAAEPLGLRGHVELEGSEPSGSERSSATPQEGSGAAEAERCPSALSRAAAALGEEERSGDEALLPPLPLPRKGSYLSAFRPVVKDAESIAKLYGTREVYGGPRGCPGYLSPDFLSEGSSSYRSLSPGNETAGEPDVDVESNRFAEDEDEEDEAPGGDVQHSPPPPQLLLPEADESLAAAPGAGLATAEKAAEAEESPSERTSSRAGYELRVVGTQSVAIPASVHKTISFECLFPSNFPLFAFEQWKLGVSSVELESLNPDFTLERIEIRLLGLAYPPGRDECPQALKAGGPPITPYHCAPDKNDPEHEDNHSAAEDLESKKTSPKQRSVSQPSPTHAERGEEMTILDVTGTPLGEKDLGALARDELQRLLLEQMDLRKKLEREFQSLKDNFQDQMKRELAYREEMVQQLQIVRDTLCNELDQERKARYAIQQKLKEAHDALHHFSCKMLTPRHCAGNCSFKPPLLPQ, encoded by the exons ATGGAGCCGCTGGCCGCCGCCAGTCAGCTGGGAGCGGGGCGCGAGTCtggctcctcctcctcgtcctcagCTTCGTCCTCTTCCTCGTCCTCCCCTCACTCCAAGCAGGAGCTGCAGCCCTACGCCGGCTCCAGCCCTCTGAAGCCCAACCAGGTCGGGGAGACCTCCCTCTACGGCGTCCCCATCGTGTCGCTGGTCATCGACGGGCAGGAGCGCCTCTGCCTGGCGCAGATCTCCAACACGCTGCTCAAGAACTACAGCTACAATGAGATCCACAACCGTCGGGTGGCGCTGGGCATCACCTGCGTGCAGTGCACGCCGGTGCAGCTGGAGATCCTGCGCCGAGCCGGCGCCATGCCCATCTCCTCGCGCCGCTGCGGCATGATCACCAAGCGCGAGGCCGAGCGGCTCTGCAAGTCCTTCCTGGGCGAGCACAAGCCGCCCAAACTGCCCGAGAACTTCGCCTTCGACGTGGTGCACGAGTGCGCCTGGGGCTCCCGGGGCAGCTTCATCCCCGCGCGCTACAACAGCTCCCGCGCCAAGTGCATCAAGTGCAGCTACTGCAGCATGTACTTCTCGCCCAACAAGTTCATCTTCCACTCGCACCGCACACCCGACGCCAAGTACACGCAGCCCGACGCCGCCAACTTCAACTCCTGGCGCCGCCACCTCAAGCTCAGCGACAAGGGCGCCACCGACGACCTGAGCCACGCCTGGGAGGACGTCAAGGCCATGTTCAACGGCGGCACCCGCAAGCGGACCTTCTCCTTGCACGGCGGGGGCGGGGGCTCCTCGGCGGCCAAGAGCGCCCTGCACCCGCCTCCGTCCTCCCCGGCCGACCTGGCCCCCGTGCACAAGAGCCTGCGCTGCAGCGGAGGGGCCGACGAGCCTCCCGGGACGGAGCGGGGAGGGCTGGGCTTGCCCGCGGTGGCGCACGGCCCGGCCGCCGCCGCCGTACGAAGCTACCCGGTCATCCCGGTGCCCAGCAAAGGTTTCGGGATGCTGCAGAAGCTgcccccgccgctcttcccgccgcCCTACGGCTTCCCCGCCGCAGCCTTCGGCTTGTGCCCCAAGAAGCAGGAGGACTCCCTGGGCGGGCCCGGCGGCGACCCCAGCAAGGCGGGAGCCCTGACGCAAGGCATGTTCTGGGCCCCGCCGCATCCGCAGCCGCCCCAGCCGCCGCCCCCGCCGCCCCAGCAACCCGGCGCTGGGGTCAAGGAGGGCGGTGTCTACCCCTCTTTCCCCATGTTCTGGCCGGCCTCCGGGAGCCTCCCAGTGCCGCCCTACCCCGCCCAGAGCCAAGCCAAAGCGGCCGCCACCGCCGTGGtggtcgccgccgccgccgccgcagcagcagcagcagcagccgaacCGCTGGGGCTCCGAGGCCACGTGGAGCTGGAGGGCTCGGAGCCGTCTGGCAGCGAGCGGAGCAGCGCCACCCCGCAGGAGGGCTCCGGCGCCGCCGAGGCCGAGCGCTGCCCCAGCGCCCTTTCCAGAGCCGCCGCGGCCCTTGGGGAGGAGGAGCGCTCCGGCGACGAGGCCCTGCTGCCGCCCCTGCCGCTCCCCAGGAAGGGCAGCTACCTCTCGGCCTTCCGCCCGGTGGTGAAGGACGCCGAGAGCATCGCCAAACTCTACGGAACCAGGGAGGTTTACGGCGGCCCCAGGGGCTGCCCGGGCTACCTCTCCCCGGACTTCCTCAGCGAGGGCAGCTCCAGCTACCGCTCCCTCTCGCCCGGGAACGAGACGGCGGGAGAGCCGGACGTGGACGTGGAGTCGAACCGCTTCGCGGAGGACGAAGACGAGGAAGACGAGGCGCCGGGGGGAGACGTCCAGCACTCCCCGCCGCCGCCGCAGCTGCTCCTGCCCGAGGCGGACGAGTCTCTCGCAGCAGCCCCGGGGGCAGGCCTGGCGACGGCCGAGAAGGCGGCGGAAGCGGAGGAGAGTCCCTCAGAGAGGACCAGCAGCCGGGCTGGCTACGAG cTCCGGGTGGTTGGCACCCAAAGCGTAGCTATCCCAGCCTCTGTCCACAAGACGATCAGCTTCGAATGTCTGTTTCCATCGAATTTCCCGTTGTTCGCATTTGAACAGTGGAAATTGGGAGTCAGCTCCGTAGAACTAGAGAGTCTAAACCCGGATTTTACCTTGGAGCGGATTGAAATACGATTACTGGGGTTG GCCTATCCTCCAGGGAGGGACGAGTGTCCGCAGGCGCTCAAAGCCGGAGGCCCACCCATCACTCCCTACCACTGCGCCCCAGACAAAAACG ATCCAGAGCACGAAGACAATCACTCGGCCGCAGAGGATCTGGAGAGCAAGAAAACCTCCCCGAAGCAAAGAAGCGTCTCGCAGCCCAGCCCGACTCACGCCGAGCGAG gTGAGGAAATGACCATCCTCGACGTCACCGGGACTCCGTTGGGAGAGAAGGACCTGGGCGCTCTGGCGAGAG ACGAGCTGCAAAGGCTCCTCCTGGAGCAGATGGATCTCAGGAAGAAATTGGAGCGGGAATTCCAGAGTCTCAAAG ATAACTTCCAGGACCAGATGAAGCGCGAGCTGGCCTACCGGGAGGAGATGGTGCAGCAGCTGCAGATCGTGCGGG ATACCCTGTGCAACGAGCTGGACCAGGAACGGAAGGCCCGCTATGCCATTCAGCAGAAGCTCAAAG AGGCCCACGATGCGCTGCACCACTTTTCCTGCAAGATGCTGACTCCTCGCCACTGCGCCGGCAACTGCTCCTTCAAGCCACCCTTATTGCCCCAGTGA